In Hevea brasiliensis isolate MT/VB/25A 57/8 chromosome 13, ASM3005281v1, whole genome shotgun sequence, a single genomic region encodes these proteins:
- the LOC131172168 gene encoding uncharacterized protein LOC131172168, giving the protein MEIRKVALINYGKDCRKLDVINQNRASIETSDMVRSQINFKRRSPLSRLKLVVPSPEIGLWLKPVTGKGSNQKKIKAIVIVKNGAEKPLDPFYKAKPPTVGLERNGKKNSELNLHPQF; this is encoded by the exons ATGGAGATCAGGAAGGTAGCTCTCATCAACTATGGTAAAGACTGTAGAAAGCTCGATGTTATCAATCAGAACCGAGCCTCAATCGAGACCTCTGATATGGTTAGGAGCCAAATAAACTTCAAGAGGCGATCACCattatcaagattgaaattagtagtCCCCTCGCCCGAGATTGGTCTTTGGCTCAAACCG GTGACAGGTAAAGGAAGTAATCAAAAAAAGATCAAAGCGATTGTCATAGTAAAAAATGGTGCCGAAAAG cctttggatccattctATAAGGCAAAACCCCCAACCGTTGGATTAGAGAGGAACGGGAAAAAGAATTCTGAGCTAAATCTCCACCCTCAGTTTTGA